Genomic DNA from Amycolatopsis alba DSM 44262:
CGGATGATCGAGCGGAGACGGCCGATCGCGACCGCGTGCGGCCCGTCGGCGAGCACCCGTTCGACGTCGAACCGGTCCTTGATCAGGCCCTTGTCGAGCAGATCGTAGAACTCGCGGATTTCCGCCGGGTTCCGGCGCGGGCCGATCCATGGGACCAGTTCCGTGGCGCCGGGGATGTCCCAGGCGACGTTTTCGGCGAAGAGTTCCGTGGCGCCGTCAGTGTCCCCTGTGGACATTCGGCGGAAGAACTCGTCGAGGACGGTTCGGGTTCGGTCGGACATGATTCTCCTTACTGGGTAACAGGTTCGCGAAGCAGGCGGGTGTCGTCGGTGCGCTGGATCCCGACGGCGAAGGTGAGGGCTAGCACGGTGGCGACCCCGAGTCCGACACTCACCCACGCGACGCTGGGATAGCCGAGTCCGGCGTCGATCGACTCGCCGCCGAGCCAGGGGCCGACGGTGTTGCCGACGTTGAAGGCGGCGGTCGTGCTCGCGCCGAC
This window encodes:
- a CDS encoding nuclear transport factor 2 family protein, giving the protein MSDRTRTVLDEFFRRMSTGDTDGATELFAENVAWDIPGATELVPWIGPRRNPAEIREFYDLLDKGLIKDRFDVERVLADGPHAVAIGRLRSIIRSTGKVIETAFTIEFEVNDDGLITKYLLLEDSWHVANAVLP